The Kluyveromyces marxianus DMKU3-1042 DNA, complete genome, chromosome 6 genome window below encodes:
- the NAF1 gene encoding RNA-binding snoRNP assembly protein, with translation MSDSREEVDLFEQALKDENAAQNEQTIPVQDVKETGDDAEKDAEAKVGSGEGSSSAPGNESNGSSNSSSNSSSSDSDSGSSSGSSSESDSDSDSDSDSDSDSDSDSDSKDAVEVEIEGEDEEPTASGPIRSVHEIAEEPVPALPEDFTIDEKATINEIGVIKSAFEGNIIISATLSGEQRVLKEGSILCLQDKTLVGPLCEVFGPLQAPLYRVTFDRNNEKSLQRFTDLKPKVGEKIYYVVPEARWVDTFELKQIKGTDASNGFDEELPEHEQEFSDDEKEMEFKRKKKLAKKRKNDGSEATDESKKSSEHNQSKLRDPIPSSSKTTVTYKPRNNRNNGYDNNNGNNGSNIPNKRQRNQRPHSEPPVPANPMQFPPNFPQMFNPQFPPPPMGYMGHQQFPNMGLYQPPLQGFQGHPIPQQQPQQPQQPFNMYPYPGQQFQQGFPQQMGFQPQQFQQGFPQQPPAFPNYPQTSNNGQTQYPQNNNQGHQTGQYYNGNQ, from the coding sequence ATGAGTGATAGCAGAGAAGAGGTCGACTTGTTCGAACAGGCTTTGAAGGACGAAAATGCAGCGCAAAATGAGCAGACAATTCCTGTGCAGGACGTAAAGGAAACTGGTGACGACGCTGAGAAGGATGCAGAAGCCAAGGTAGGTTCTGGTGAAGGTTCAAGCTCTGCTCCAGGAAACGAATCAAATGGTTCCTCGAATAGTAgttctaattcttcttcttcagactCGGATTCAGGTTCAAGTTCAGGTTCAAGTTCAGAGTCGGATTCGGATTCGGATTCggattcagattcagactcagactcagactcagactcAGACAGCAAAGACGCAGTTGAGGTTGAGATCGAGggagaagatgaagaaccAACGGCCTCAGGACCCATTAGATCTGTTCACGAAATAGCAGAAGAACCAGTGCCTGCGCTCCCAGAAGACTTCACTATTGATGAAAAGGCCACTATTAACGAAATCGGAGTCATAAAATCCGCCTTCGAAggaaatatcatcatctcaGCTACCCTTTCCGGAGAACAGAGAGTCCTCAAGGAGGGAAGCATTCTATGTCTACAGGATAAAACGCTTGTTGGCCCGCTATGCGAAGTATTTGGTCCTCTACAGGCCCCTCTTTATAGAGTAACGTTTGATAGAAATAACGAAAAGAGTTTGCAAAGGTTTACGGATTTGAAACCAAAGGTCGGCGAGAAAATATACTACGTAGTACCGGAAGCCCGTTGGGTGGATACTTTCGAACTAAAACAGATCAAGGGTACTGATGCTTCCAATGGCTTCGACGAAGAGTTACCAGAACATGAACAAGAGTTCTCGGACGACGAGAAGGAAATGGAAttcaagagaaagaagaagttggctAAGAAACGGAAAAATGATGGCTCAGAGGCTACTGATGAAAGTAAAAAATCTTCGGAACATAATCAATCTAAACTAAGAGatccaattccttcaagtAGTAAGACTACTGTCACGTACAAACCaagaaacaacagaaacaacGGCTACGACAATAATAATGGGAATAACGGAAGCAATATCCCCAACAAAAGGCAGAGAAACCAGAGACCTCACTCTGAACCCCCTGTACCCGCTAATCCAATGCAATTCCCTCCAAACTTCCCTCAAATGTTCAATCCACAATTCCCACCTCCTCCAATGGGTTATATGGGTCACCAACAATTCCCTAATATGGGGTTATACCAACCTCCATTACAAGGTTTCCAAGGGCACCCCATTCCTCAACAGCAACCACAGCAACCACAACAACCATTCAATATGTACCCATATCCCGGTCAACAATTCCAGCAAGGTTTCCCCCAGCAAATGGGTTTCCAGCCTcaacaattccaacaaGGTTTCCCCCAACAACCACCTGCATTCCCAAATTACCCTCAAACATCGAATAATGGGCAAACTCAATACCCGCAAAACAATAATCAGGGACACCAAACAGGACAATACTACAATGGTAATCAATAG
- the FAR11 gene encoding Far11p has translation MPDSQRSRSPLLKSLSSKDLRNKSQTRSAFTKQPSSDHQNFSADAALFHELDNLLSKKLHLADSNELHHEINGERHFGDSPNNDIDNNNGNSSNNNNNEPTDLLDDASGSEEEEDSEFANVDEIDGPISPSSSSGSLKDYFHSHEPYNGTGSPKQQYSPKSESTDSDKIITSDDMNNEEDNNLPVDDALKKLLQQKAEEIERGTSSHSFTKPTLDWEISDFYSLYHELSGWFIQKDYGSLKSTMVCFQKSYDTKKFVEEYSYAKNVVKELGAKLEINSMDIRSLLSLAYISFGTFQETSSYFHHLDILRRNNTLLMPISKILLECFKKHADCCRTKNSNLQQYNALLFYSGSILFFMINIGIDQRKKQAKVVENFINSIEEADLMLFLTKYIDHWRWKSRLSMRIRNIIILLHKLILLQFGDESYYDDTKEFVKKHHGIKKKDPNSCNLSVSPLEYIAFREDITSRYPSSNIPKGDCPEIMDNPNSLSQFLEIPRPRSRSTSNQSLGEPQVHISTPAPSPPASPTALNGMKTRKSFQANLSFPTFYPSSGDYDNGVMDELSHKLDIAVDETVLPFSMQEAIEILSKSVHIKLSTKQLWHERELFMIQERGWCNNDSGLQNDPFDYSLIHTQEASTMKRIEKYYADALPLFSSLVYVLLETIETCASNKVHFEKDYTEEEINELQPQLELIRSKEIAMESSCAILFLLLKWFKLSHCLKFEYLCSLIYDSKFIITGVNALYKFTEEYQNKIFNKHLQPTHSFWSECSLFNIQYKDTLEISISGEQNKNLNIRMLNSEVYILRILSKITGKKTQRLKDLPLNISGIFKSLYYVFNLDIYHPILKIVHELAPFKNKRWRADHMDLVSGVFLHEKLSLTENWITGKDITGEINDAYGQEIALRAMLQFYNFYHYKKSMKDCGYDDRTSNSFFSREAELISAPY, from the coding sequence ATGCCAGACTCTCAGCGATCGCGGTCACCACTTTTGAAGTCTTTATCTTCAAAAGATTTAAGGAACAAATCCCAAACACGATCTGCGTTTACAAAACAGCCATCGAGTGACCATCAAAACTTTTCGGCCGATGCAGCATTGTTTCATGAGTTGGACAATCTATTGAGTAAAAAATTGCATCTGGCTGATTCAAACGAGCTACATCATGAAATTAATGGTGAAAGACACTTTGGAGACTCTCCAAACAAtgatattgataataataacggtaatagtagtaacaataataacaatgaACCCACAGATCTTCTGGACGATGCTAGCGGAagtgaggaagaagaagattcagAATTTGCTAATGTTGACGAGATTGACGGCCCAATCTCCCCGAGCTCTAGTTCAGGAAGTCTAAAAGACTACTTTCATAGTCATGAACCTTATAATGGAACTGGCTCTCCAAAACAACAGTACAGTCCTAAAAGTGAATCAACAGATTCGGACAAAATTATAACATCAGATGATATGAATAATGAGGAGGATAACAATCTACCGGTAGATGATGCACTTAAGAAGTTACTACAACAAAAGGCAGAAGAGATTGAAAGAGGAACTTCATCACACTCATTTACAAAACCAACTTTAGACTGGGAGATCTCTGATTTCTATTCCCTATATCATGAACTATCTGGATGGTTTATTCAGAAAGATTATGGTTCCTTGAAATCAACAATGGTATGCTTCCAAAAATCATATGATACTAAAaagtttgttgaagaatataGCTATGCTAAAAATGTCGTCAAAGAGCTTGGTGCTAAGTTGGAAATTAACTCTATGGATATTCGTAGTCTGCTTTCACTTGCATATATAAGTTTTGGAACATTCCAAGAAACTTCAAGCTACTTTCACCATTTGGATATCCTACGAAGGAATAACACATTACTAATGCCCATCTCGAAGATTTTACTGGAGTGCTTCAAGAAGCATGCTGATTGTTGCAGAACAAAAAACTCCAATTTACAACAGTATAACGCTTTGTTGTTTTACTCGGGAtctatattatttttcatgATTAATATTGGGATCgatcaaagaaagaagcaagCAAAAGTTGTTGAGAATTTCATTAATagcattgaagaagcagattTAATGCTCTTTCTAACAAAGTATATCGACCATTGGAGGTGGAAGAGTAGACTCTCGATGAGAATCAGGAACATAATAATTTTGCTTCATAAGTTGATACTATTACAATTTGGAGATGAGAGCTATTACGATGATACCAAAGAGTTTGTAAAGAAGCACCATggaatcaaaaagaaagaccCAAATTCTTGTAATCTCTCTGTTTCCCCACTAGAGTATATTGCATTTCGCGAAGATATTACTTCGAGATATCCTTCTTCTAATATTCCAAAAGGTGATTGTCCAGAAATAATGGATAATCCAAACTCACTTTCACAGTTTTTAGAAATTCCAAGGCCTCGCTCTCGTTCAACCTCAAATCAGTCATTAGGTGAGCCACAGGTACATATATCTACACCCGCACCTTCTCCACCAGCATCTCCAACGGCCTTGAATGGCATGAAGACAAGGAAGTCGTTCCAAGCTAACTTATCCTTTCCAACTTTTTACCCATCTTCAGGAGATTATGATAATGGAGTTATGGATGAACTTAGCCACAAACTAGATATAGCTGTGGATGAAACAGTTTTACCTTTTAGTATGCAGGAGGCAATTGAAATTTTGTCCAAATCTGTGCATATCAAATTATCAACTAAACAACTATGGCATGAAAGAGAATTGTTTATGATCCAAGAAAGAGGTTGGTGTAATAATGATTCTGGATTGCAAAATGATCCATTTGACTACAGTCTTATCCACACACAAGAAGCAAGCACAATGAAACGAATCGAAAAATACTACGCAGATGCCTTACCCTTGTTTTCATCTTTAGTATATGTGCTTTTGGAAACAATCGAAACATGTGCATCTAATAAGGTACACTTCGAAAAAGATTacacagaagaagaaatcaatgaaCTTCAACCACAGTTGGAATTGATAAGGTCGAAGGAAATAGCCATGGAATCTAGCTGTgcaattttatttttgcTTCTAAAATGGTTTAAACTAAGCCACTGCCTGAAGTTTGAGtatctttgttctttgatttATGACTCTAAGTTTATCATTACTGGAGTGAACGCTCTCTACAAATTCACAGAAGAGtaccaaaacaaaatattcaataaaCATTTACAACCAACTCACTCTTTTTGGAGCGAATGCTCTTTGTTCAACATACAATATAAAGATACCCTGgaaatttcaatatctgGGGAACAGAACAAAAATTTGAACATTAGAATGCTAAACTCTGAGGTTTATATTTTAAGGATCTTATCAAAAATcacaggaaaaaaaacgcAGAGACTCAAAGACTTACCTCTGAATATTAGCGGAATCTTTAAATCTCTATACTACGTTTTCAATCTGGACATTTATCACCCAATTTTAAAAATTGTCCACGAGCTTGCCCcattcaaaaacaagagATGGCGAGCTGACCATATGGATTTAGTGTCTGGGGTATTCTTACATGAAAAACTCTCACTAACAGAGAATTGGATTACTGGAAAAGATATAACTGGTGAGATCAACGATGCTTACGGCCAAGAAATAGCGTTGAGAGCCATGTTACAATTTTATAACTTTTACCACTATAAAAAATCCATGAAGGATTGCGGATACGACGATAGAACGTCaaattcattcttttctcgGGAAGCTGAACTAATTTCTGCGCCTTATTGA
- the ESBP6 gene encoding Esbp6p, translated as MDPVYSGTPELDSSISASEISNISTDPQQLLPRSTRSMLEESNNRRRMSEVSSIKTSDTTVSATASALSRNVTRTISAIKKAVEDDNKQSEVNENDLNKLLERNFDVDDALRLTETAQQQQADSMYQKYTVPLVKKNTSIKSSWSEDMSESDADHHHHTVANGPVEVTGEDENGATLNKVFTNKETNTLDLPPDGGYGWVCCLCVTLVMFSTWGSNSAFGVFLAYYLNNSTFAGASKYDYALIAGMTVFFGQGLPPFVLLLMRIFGLKPVMFFGIVVMCLGFVLASYSVSLWQLYLTQGFLSGVGISFIFAPATTVLPGWFLKKRSFAMGLSLVGTGAGGVTYSLSVHKMLDNTGNQKLALRILAITCTVTCVVATILIRQRVPIKPTGIRNWKANKQLFKDMFSGKIVRKWTVQLIAVWFTFALFGYNLMIFTLSPYAVASGLTAQQGSSLTAILNGAQSVGRPLIGYSGDRFGRTNVTVFLTLLLSIFMFGFWIPAGTYSSLIGFSICVGLCVGVANVMNTVLVADIVGPTEFLPCWGYINLVGSPFMLVCEVIAQALTVSGSGEPYLHTQIFAGCCFTAALFLVLCLREVTVKLRIEERRIANNKRLEEYDHTDEDDIDNQLLIERKLKYDYLLGPGIKKYFARMFYPMKV; from the coding sequence ATGGATCCTGTTTATTCTGGGACTCCAGAGTTGGACTCCAGCATATCAGCGAGTGAGATATCTAATATTAGCACGGATCCACAACAGCTTCTCCCACGAAGCACTCGATCTATGCTTGAAGAGTCGAATAATAGAAGAAGGATGTCTGAGGTTTCTAGTATTAAGACTTCAGACACTACGGTGTCTGCTACGGCATCGGCATTGTCCAGAAATGTGACCAGAACGATTTCAGCGATTAAGAAGGCAGTTGAGGATGATAATAAGCAGAGTGAGGTGAATGAGAACGATTTAAATAAGCTTTTGGAGAGAAACTTTGACGTGGATGATGCACTTCGATTGACAGAAACAgcgcagcagcagcaagcAGACTCGATGTATCAGAAATATACGGTTCCCTTGGTGAAAAAGAACACTTCTATCAAGTCGTCGTGGTCTGAGGATATGAGTGAGAGTGACGCGGATCACCATCACCACACAGTCGCAAATGGGCCCGTTGAAGTGACAGGCGAAGATGAGAATGGGGCTACTTTGAATAAAGTCTTCACcaataaagaaacaaacacTTTGGATCTCCCTCCAGATGGAGGCTATGGGTGGGTTTGTTGTCTATGTGTGACTCTGGTGATGTTCTCCACTTGGGGGTCAAATTCTGCATTTGGTGTGTTTTTGGCATACTACTTGAACAACTCCACTTTTGCAGGCGCATCGAAGTACGATTATGCTTTGATTGCCGGTATGACTGTGTTTTTCGGTCAAGGTCTTCCACCTTTCGTATTGTTACTAATGCGTATCTTCGGTTTGAAACCTGTGATGTTCTTTGGCATCGTTGTGATGTGTCTTGGTTTCGTGCTAGCAAGTTATTCAGTTTCATTATGGCAATTATACCTGACACAAGGTTTCCTCAGTGGTGTAGGTATATCATTTATCTTTGCCCCAGCAACCACGGTGTTACCAGGTtggttcttgaagaaaagatccTTCGCAATGGGTCTTTCATTGGTCGGAACAGGCGCAGGGGGTGTCACTTATTCTTTATCCGTCCATAAGATGCTAGATAATACGGGAAACCAAAAGCTCGCGTTAAGAATTCTCGCTATTACATGTACTGTTACATGCGTCGTTGCAACTATTCTTATTCGCCAACGGGTCCCTATCAAACCTACGGGTATCAGAAATTGGAAAGCAAATAAGCAACTTTTCAAGGATATGTTTTCAGGGAAGATTGTACGTAAATGGACTGTCCAACTCATTGCAGTATGGTTTACTTTCGCTTTATTCGGTTACAATTTAATGATTTTTACTTTATCTCCATATGCAGTCGCTTCGGGGCTCACTGCTCAGCAAGGTTCATCTTTGACCGCAATTTTGAATGGTGCACAGAGTGTTGGCAGACCTTTAATTGGTTACTCAGGTGACAGATTCGGAAGAACAAATGTCACGGTGTTTTTGACCTTATTGTTGAGTATCTTCATGTTTGGTTTCTGGATCCCTGCTGGTACCTATTCATCATTAATCGGCTTCTCCATTTGTGTCGGTTTGTGCGTTGGTGTAGCAAACGTTATGAATACAGTTTTGGTTGCCGATATAGTGGGGCCAACAGAATTCTTACCTTGTTGGGGTTATATTAATCTTGTAGGTTCGCCTTTCATGCTTGTTTGTGAAGTGATAGCTCAAGCTTTGACAGTTTCCGGCTCTGGAGAGCCTTATTTGCATACCCAAATATTCGCtggttgttgttttacAGCTGCTTTATTCCTTGTTTTATGCTTGCGTGAGGTGACCGTCAAACTTAGAATCGAAGAGCGTCGGATCGCTAATAACAAAAGATTGGAAGAATATGACCATactgatgaagatgacatAGACAATCAACTACTAATAGAGAGAAAATTAAAGTATGACTATTTACTAGGACCTGGCATAAAAAAGTATTTTGCAAGGATGTTCTACCCAATGAAGGTATGA
- the SPC98 gene encoding Spc98p gives MEPNGHQIGENVRIMEPNFRTCVLHMIPSSIDENHSKQLIQDLYYSIKTSSKDSVSKVLEYYRKLLIRNSNDIESWKHLEMFAGIMCQLSSPEEKEKYLMQCLSLIDKSYQSDEREGVFLRPDIMSSQRKSNGSVYAESFENFEKISDRRSIMSYGGNVWQATSSDTTLKSLSDPYFSTMVPKTDIIQSIPYLLLGTPSTLFELKDKTYYIPSNIPNGESQQLHNIIEAGLLYLNLRIKVELLKKSAVSGTLKVSFLTFIESRLREYNLFVNKFSSHLHPNDPLCFVYQHICPEILKLRTCLSYVELLDKLRGEQLLTIFQSQKRNGDPILEKFSSDAFAYLSQSYFEKLCNWVLSGRLDADNSDFFVQKTKSTEELDFTFIREKIPTFIPSSCARKIYIIGKSLRFLEIYCNELEWVGNLSNKYAVQYQLLDLSTIDQRFIDIINQQYEEINVRVNEVLKSKFYYFETIELLKDILLMGKSDFIYAIIQSSKSLFNQPSQLLESHYLTRCLQVAVQQSSMRNRLNKSDHNTLINRLDARLLELAHGSSGWDVFTLDYLIDQPLSSVININQHGSRREYLRIFNFLWRIKRNGYLYEQEWQRNSSLMKLFRKLNSRLPFLKDLLNRMSMINVLKNQIQSFTKKIEIYCFENIIDKEYSQLITNLHQKESDNIKSMKVKVLKNGVKVSSGILKPDLRYLKSLKEITADDMNDISSYDIEDLQRIHSTFLANILQHPLLYSGTGAAIGTYTNQLYPTSLVLLMDMSYDYIRNYSELNNILHEICIQLNLDPNQHLYDSIGRFNTVSKKLIEQWKDFENECNAYIKDLKSDQSTELNKLSRVLH, from the coding sequence ATGGAACCAAATGGGCATCAGATAGGCGAAAACGTACGGATTATGGAACCGAACTTCAGAACATGTGTTTTGCACATGATCCCGTCATCAATTGATGAGAATCATTCGAAACAGTTGATTCAAGATCTTTATTATTCTATTAAGACATCTTCCAAGGATAGTGTGAGTaaagttttggaatattATAGAAAGCTTCTGATAAGAAATTCTAATGATATTGAAAGCTGGAAACATCTTGAAATGTTTGCTGGTATTATGTGCCAGCTCTCTTCCccagaagagaaagaaaagtattTAATGCAATGTCTATCATTGATTGACAAGAGCTACCAAAGCGATGAACGTGAGGGTGTCTTTTTAAGGCCTGATATAATGAGTTCACAAAGGAAATCAAATGGTAGTGTGTATGCAGAATCGTTTGAAAACTTCGAAAAAATTTCTGATCGGAGGTCTATCATGTCATATGGAGGAAACGTTTGGCAAGCAACCTCTTCGGATACAACTTTGAAAAGCTTATCTGATCCATATTTCAGTACAATGGTACCGAAAACTGATATTATACAGAGTATACCCTATTTATTACTAGGGACTCCTTCAACCTTATTCGAGCTTAAAGATAAAACTTATTACATACCCAGCAATATACCTAATGGAGAAAGTCAGCAACTACACAATATAATAGAGGCAGGTCTACTTTATTTGAACCTTAGGATTAAAGTAGaacttttaaaaaaaagtgcaGTCTCAGGAACGCTAAAGGTTTCTTTCCTAACATTCATTGAAAGCAGATTGAGAGAATATAACCTTTTCGTAAACAAATTTTCTTCACACTTACATCCCAATGATCCTCTCTGCTTTGTGTATCAACATATCTGCCCGgaaatattaaaattgAGAACATGTCTTTCATATGTTGAATTACTAGACAAACTTCGAGGGGAGCAACTTCTAACAATATTCCAAAGTCAAAAGAGAAATGGCGATCcaattttggaaaaattcTCATCAGATGCTTTTGCTTACCTGTCACAGTCCTATTTTGAGAAACTTTGTAATTGGGTTCTCAGTGGAAGACTTGATGCAGATAACTCGgatttctttgttcaaaaaaCCAAGTCAACGGAAGAGCTCGATTTTACATTTATACGGGAAAAGATACCAACATTTATTCCGTCATCGTGCGCCCGGAAAATTTATATCATTGGAAAATCTTTACGTTTCTTAGAAATATACTGCAATGAATTAGAGTGGGTTGGAAATCTCTCCAACAAATATGCTGTTCAATATCAACTCCTTGATTTATCCACAATTGATCAAAGGTTTATTGATATCATCAACCAACAATATGAGGAAATTAATGTTCGTGTAAATGAAGttttaaaatcaaaattctACTATTTTGAGACCATCGAACTCTTGAAGGATATTCTTTTGATGGGAAAAAGTGACTTCATATATGCTATAATCCAAAGCTCAAAAAGCCTTTTTAACCAACCTTCACAACTGTTAGAGAGTCATTATCTTACCAGATGTTTACAGGTTGCTGTTCAACAGTCATCTATGCGCAATAGATTAAATAAGTCTGATCACAATACCTTAATAAATCGTCTTGATGCAAGATTATTGGAGCTTGCACACGGATCCTCGGGTTGGGATGTTTTTACTTTAGATTATCTTATCGACCAACCGCTCTCAAGTGTGATTAATATTAACCAACATGGGAGTAGACGAGAGTATCTGAGaattttcaactttttgtGGagaattaaaagaaatgGATACCTTTACGAGCAAGAATGGCAAAGGAATTCATCTTTAATGAAACTATTCCGCAAATTGAATTCTAGGCTCccatttttgaaagatttgCTAAATAGAATGTCGATGATTAACGTCTTGAAGAATCAAATTCAATCGTTCACGAAGAAAATAGAAATTTACTGCTTTGAGAATATTATCGATAAGGAATACAGTCAGTTGATCACCaatcttcatcaaaagGAATCAGATAATATAAAGTCAATGAAAGTAAAAGTGCTTAAAAATGGAGTCAAGGTTTCAAGCGGCATTCTAAAGCCAGATCTGCGATACCTTAAGAGTTTAAAGGAGATAACCGCCGATGATATGAATGATATCTCTTCCtatgatattgaagatcttcaaaGAATCCATTCTACATTTTTAGCTAATATATTACAACATCCCTTGTTATACTCTGGAACAGGTGCTGCTATCGGAACATATACTAATCAATTATATCCgacttctttggttttattAATGGATATGAGTTACGATTACATAAGAAACTACTCTGAATTAAACAATATACTTCATGAGATCTGCATTCAGTTGAACTTAGACCCCAACCAACATCTGTACGATTCTATTGGAAGATTTAATACTgtatcaaaaaaattaatCGAACAGTGGAAggattttgaaaatgaatGCAATGCTTACATCAAGGATTTGAAATCGGATCAAAGCACTGAATTAAATAAGTTAAGTAGAGTTCTTCATTGA